Proteins encoded in a region of the Bradyrhizobium sp. CB3481 genome:
- a CDS encoding Hsp20 family protein, translating into MRTFDFSPLWRSTIGFDHLADLLDSSLRHSTDDNYPPYNVERVGEDAYRISLAVAGFGMDDISVTAERDTLIIEGQKPNAEQREYLYHGIAARPFRRVFNLADYVQVKQASFKDGLLIVDLVREVPDAMKPRRIPIGNAAASHQIEQKAA; encoded by the coding sequence ATGAGGACCTTTGACTTTTCACCCCTGTGGCGTTCCACGATCGGTTTCGATCATCTGGCCGACCTGCTCGACAGCAGCTTGCGGCACTCGACCGACGACAACTACCCGCCCTATAACGTCGAACGCGTCGGCGAAGACGCGTACCGGATTTCGCTCGCGGTCGCCGGCTTCGGCATGGACGACATCAGCGTAACTGCAGAGCGAGACACGCTGATCATCGAGGGCCAGAAGCCCAACGCCGAGCAACGCGAATACCTGTATCACGGCATCGCGGCCCGGCCGTTCCGGCGGGTGTTCAATCTCGCCGATTATGTGCAGGTCAAGCAGGCCTCGTTCAAGGACGGTCTCTTGATCGTCGACCTGGTTCGCGAAGTGCCTGACGCGATGAAGCCGCGGCGCATCCCGATCGGCAACGCCGCCGCTTCCCATCAGATCGAGCAGAAGGCGGCTTAA
- a CDS encoding F0F1 ATP synthase subunit epsilon, whose product MATFHFDLVSPEKLAFSGEVDQVDIPGLEGDFGVLAGHAPVVAAVRPGILTITTGGTHEKVIVLGGLAEMSGSGLTVLADVATSIADVDRAQFAETIAEMEAKLAEKEGSELDHAIERLDHFKSIQIELNATAMH is encoded by the coding sequence ATGGCTACCTTCCACTTCGATCTCGTTTCACCTGAAAAGCTCGCCTTCTCCGGCGAGGTGGACCAGGTCGACATTCCCGGCCTGGAAGGCGATTTCGGCGTGCTGGCTGGCCACGCACCGGTCGTGGCCGCGGTTCGTCCGGGTATCCTGACCATCACCACTGGTGGCACCCATGAAAAGGTGATCGTGCTCGGCGGCCTCGCCGAAATGTCGGGGAGCGGCCTGACCGTGCTCGCCGACGTCGCCACCTCGATCGCCGATGTCGACCGTGCACAGTTCGCCGAGACCATCGCCGAGATGGAGGCCAAGCTCGCCGAGAAGGAAGGCTCCGAACTCGATCACGCCATCGAGCGGCTGGATCACTTCAAGAGCATCCAGATCGAGCTCAACGCCACGGCTATGCACTAA
- a CDS encoding Hsp20/alpha crystallin family protein gives MAIRDLIPWSRNQELTSSREGYDPFFTLHREMNRLFDDVFRGFGVPARFGSPLMEGRFGWPSIELNETDKELKVTAELPGLTEKDVQLEIANGVLTLRGEKKSERTDSGGRYFTERYYGSFERQIPLDGVEEDKAEAKFHDGVLTITLPKSEQARSSVKRIPISNQ, from the coding sequence ATGGCTATTCGCGATCTGATCCCGTGGTCGAGAAATCAGGAGCTCACGTCTTCGCGCGAGGGCTACGATCCTTTCTTCACCCTCCATCGGGAAATGAACCGGCTGTTCGACGATGTCTTCAGAGGCTTCGGGGTGCCAGCCCGTTTTGGCAGCCCGCTGATGGAAGGTCGCTTCGGATGGCCGAGTATCGAACTCAACGAGACCGACAAGGAGCTGAAGGTGACGGCTGAACTGCCGGGGCTGACGGAAAAAGACGTTCAGCTCGAGATCGCCAACGGCGTTCTGACCTTGCGCGGCGAGAAGAAGTCCGAGCGTACCGATAGTGGCGGCAGATACTTCACCGAGCGCTATTACGGTTCGTTCGAGCGGCAGATCCCGCTCGACGGCGTCGAGGAAGACAAGGCCGAAGCCAAATTCCACGACGGCGTCTTGACGATCACGCTGCCGAAATCCGAGCAGGCGCGTTCGTCTGTCAAGCGCATCCCGATCAGCAACCAATGA
- a CDS encoding PDZ domain-containing protein: MLTPAGSPAEVAGLRKGDIVLRADDRPIHSAAQLRNRIGLARIGEQVRLTVERSGALQNVIVAVGPASDASSD, translated from the coding sequence ATGCTGACCCCGGCCGGCTCGCCGGCGGAGGTGGCCGGCCTGCGCAAGGGCGACATCGTGCTACGGGCGGACGACCGCCCAATCCACTCGGCCGCACAACTTCGCAACCGCATTGGTCTTGCCCGGATCGGCGAGCAAGTCCGCCTGACCGTCGAGCGGTCCGGGGCACTACAGAATGTCATCGTCGCGGTTGGGCCAGCGTCCGATGCGAGCAGTGACTAG
- the atpD gene encoding F0F1 ATP synthase subunit beta: MATAANQIGRVTQVMGAVVDVQFEGHLPAILNSLETKNGNNRLVLEVAQHLGESTVRTIAMDATEGLVRGQEVKDTGQPIAVPVGDGTLGRIMNVIGEPIDEAGPIKSEGTRAIHQEAPTYTDQSTEAEILVTGIKVVDLLAPYAKGGKIGLFGGAGVGKTVLIQELINNVAKAHGGYSVFAGVGERTREGNDLYHEFIESKVNADPKNPDPSVKSKCALVFGQMNEPPGARARVGLTGLTVAEHFRDQGQDVLFFVDNIFRFTQAGSEVSALLGRIPSAVGYQPTLATDMGALQERITTTQKGSITSVQAIYVPADDLTDPAPATSFAHLDATTVLSRAISEKGIYPAVDPLDSTSRMLSPLVVGEEHYQTARMVQQVLQKYKSLQDIIAILGMDELSEEDKLAVARARKIERFLSQPFHVAEVFTGSPGKFVELADTIKGFRGLCEGKYDHLPEAAFYMVGTIEEAVEKGKKLAAEAA, encoded by the coding sequence ATGGCTACAGCAGCCAACCAGATCGGTCGCGTCACCCAGGTCATGGGCGCCGTCGTCGACGTGCAGTTCGAAGGCCACCTGCCGGCTATTCTCAATTCGCTGGAGACCAAGAACGGCAACAACCGTCTGGTGCTCGAAGTCGCGCAGCATCTCGGCGAGTCCACCGTCCGCACGATCGCGATGGACGCGACCGAAGGTCTGGTGCGTGGCCAGGAAGTAAAGGACACGGGCCAGCCGATCGCCGTTCCCGTCGGTGACGGCACGCTCGGCCGCATCATGAACGTGATCGGCGAGCCGATCGACGAAGCCGGTCCGATCAAGTCCGAAGGCACCCGCGCGATCCACCAGGAAGCGCCGACCTACACCGACCAGTCCACGGAAGCCGAAATTCTCGTCACCGGCATCAAGGTCGTCGACCTGCTCGCGCCCTACGCCAAGGGCGGCAAGATCGGCCTGTTCGGCGGCGCCGGCGTCGGCAAGACCGTGCTGATTCAGGAGCTGATCAACAACGTCGCCAAGGCGCACGGCGGTTACTCGGTGTTCGCCGGCGTCGGCGAGCGTACCCGCGAAGGCAACGACCTCTATCACGAGTTCATCGAATCCAAGGTCAACGCCGATCCGAAGAATCCCGACCCGAGCGTGAAGTCGAAATGCGCGCTGGTGTTCGGTCAGATGAACGAGCCGCCCGGCGCCCGCGCCCGCGTCGGCCTCACCGGTTTGACCGTCGCCGAGCACTTCCGCGACCAGGGTCAGGACGTGCTGTTCTTCGTCGACAACATCTTCCGCTTCACGCAGGCCGGTTCGGAAGTGTCGGCGCTGCTCGGCCGCATCCCCTCGGCGGTGGGCTATCAGCCGACGCTCGCCACCGACATGGGCGCGCTGCAGGAGCGCATCACCACCACCCAGAAGGGCTCGATTACCTCGGTGCAGGCGATTTACGTGCCGGCCGACGACTTGACCGACCCGGCGCCCGCCACCTCGTTCGCCCACTTGGACGCGACCACGGTGTTGAGCCGCGCGATCTCTGAAAAGGGCATCTACCCGGCGGTCGACCCGCTCGACTCGACCTCGCGCATGCTCTCGCCGCTCGTCGTCGGCGAGGAGCACTACCAGACCGCCCGTATGGTCCAGCAGGTGCTGCAGAAGTACAAGTCGCTGCAGGACATCATCGCCATTCTCGGCATGGACGAACTGTCTGAAGAGGACAAGCTCGCGGTGGCGCGCGCCCGCAAGATCGAGCGCTTCCTGTCGCAGCCGTTCCACGTCGCCGAAGTCTTCACCGGCTCGCCCGGCAAGTTCGTCGAGCTCGCGGATACCATCAAGGGCTTCCGCGGCCTCTGCGAAGGCAAGTATGACCACCTGCCGGAAGCGGCCTTCTACATGGTCGGCACCATCGAAGAAGCCGTCGAGAAGGGCAAGAAGCTGGCTGCTGAAGCGGCCTAA